The nucleotide sequence ACACTCATTTCTAGCAAACTCACGTACCATCTTCTGCATCATTAAATGTTCATCCGATAAAATAAAATTCATAAATTCTCTCTCCCTTTCGAGTTCATAGTCTCATTCTGCTTCTACTTCTTCATGAGAAGTATCCGTAGTTAATTCACTACAATTCCAGCAGTAACTTCTTATCCTTTCCCAAATGGAGAGGGGCTCGTTACAATAAATACAACTGTCTATTTTTGCCATGGAAGGTACCCTCCTTTAGAATTGAAATCCTCACGACATGTCGTTACATGCTTTCCTTTGGCTTAAACCGTCAATAGACGGCTATTCCCTTTCACTAAAACGGAAAGAAATAATAGAGAAAGAAATTAGGTATTTCTTTCTCTATAGAAAGGAGTGGAAATGAAGCACTCGTCACTAAAGTCAAGAGGTTCCAGAGCTGAGCGCTCCTGCGAGCGAAGATCAGCAGGCTATCCTGTAGTTCGTACGGTTACATACGAAAGTGTTTTGGACGTCCTTTGACTTAGCCCCAAATCCCCCATCAACAGCCAATATTAGTCCAGTACAATATTTGGAAGCGGCAGAAGCGTAGAGTAACAGCAAAAGATCCTGCTAAAGTCATTGTTTCAGCTAACCTATTCTCCTAAGATGGAATTATTATGGGCGAAAGAAAGGCTTAGAGGACCAGCCTTTTGGCCAAGAGATTCCTCTGGAGTAGGCCTGTGGGTCATTCACGCCGATAGGGAAAGTTCCAGGAGCAATGGAATTCACATTTACGCCATGGCGGCCCACTTGACGGCAAGCTCCTCCGTTAAAGTCATAACTGCAACCTTACTTGTTATATATGCAACAGAGTCTATAAATTCTGGGTCAGCACCTTTAGCCGTTCCGCTGCTGTTTACTAAAATCTCGATTTTTCCAAAGTGAGAAATGGCTTTATCCACTCCCTGACGGACAGATACAGGATCTGTGACATGCAATGCCAAGGCAAGTGCTTGTCTTCCTAAAACTTCGATTTCTTTTATTAGTTCATTTCTTACATACGCCAAATCTTGGTTACCCTGCGCTGAAAAGGTTAAGGTTGTAAATGAATAATTGTACCTTGATGGAAAAACAATTGCCATCTTCCATTTCTCAATTTCCAAATAGAACTACGCAAAGTATGTCGATTTCTTGTTTCATCAATTATTTGATAAGTAGCCAGTACCGCATCGTCAGCCAAAGTATGCATATCAAAATTATGGAGAGTCATTTTAAAGACACCACCGGCTCCAACAGCTGCTATGCAATCACTTTTCAAAAATATATGACCCATACTTCCAAATTCACGAAAATCATTTGCAAGCAGTTTATTTAATTCCTCAGGAGATGAGCGAACTTCTGGTCTTAACAATTGTTTCTCAAGTCCTCTAATGTGTTGTTTTAGATCTTTATCCATAATTTTCATCCCCAATCCAGTATTTTATTGTAAAGGTGATTAAACATTCACTTGTTCCCCTTCTTTTAGCGCTGTAAGACTCCGCTTTAAGGGACGCACAACGATCCAAAACAATAATCCAATAACCAACATGCCCAAAGAGGTTACTTGAAACGAATAATGATATCCAATTGCTTCAGTC is from Brevibacillus brevis and encodes:
- a CDS encoding SDR family NAD(P)-dependent oxidoreductase; the encoded protein is MAIVFPSRYNYSFTTLTFSAQGNQDLAYVRNELIKEIEVLGRQALALALHVTDPVSVRQGVDKAISHFGKIEILVNSSGTAKGADPEFIDSVAYITSKVAVMTLTEELAVKWAAMA
- a CDS encoding DUF4440 domain-containing protein, which translates into the protein MDKDLKQHIRGLEKQLLRPEVRSSPEELNKLLANDFREFGSMGHIFLKSDCIAAVGAGGVFKMTLHNFDMHTLADDAVLATYQIIDETRNRHTLRSSIWKLRNGRWQLFFHQGTIIHLQP